A portion of the Pirellulales bacterium genome contains these proteins:
- a CDS encoding site-specific integrase: MIRVNVRWRPDRGLFQLYFRHPLTGKRVMKSAGTDNRREAERAAARWQAELERSNLGENKNVSWDAFRLQFEERHLLQLARGSRTAYRVSLNHFEKLIGQPTNIRMISAGHLSEFSTKLLAKSKSRVTVGKILRHLRVALGWAEKMGMLDSVPRFSMPSMRGVNVMKGRPITEAEFALLLAAVPTVRPNDPETWTQLLLGLWLSGLRLGEACRLAWDKPPIMVDLASGKYPRLIFRASGQKSGKEELVPITPEFAEFLKKTPANKRTGKVFSSVTRAGRIISEIGEEAGVVVNEHGKFASAHDLRRAFGTRLSLRVRPVILQKIMRHASIHTTLKYYVDQDADDLGAELWAKR; this comes from the coding sequence ATGATCCGCGTCAATGTGCGTTGGCGACCTGACCGGGGTCTATTTCAGCTTTATTTCAGGCATCCGCTGACCGGCAAGCGGGTCATGAAGTCGGCTGGAACCGACAACCGGCGCGAGGCCGAGCGTGCCGCGGCACGCTGGCAGGCCGAATTAGAGCGATCCAACCTGGGAGAAAATAAGAATGTGAGTTGGGATGCGTTTCGTTTACAGTTTGAGGAACGGCACCTCTTGCAGCTTGCACGGGGATCCCGCACGGCTTACCGGGTATCGCTCAATCACTTTGAAAAGCTCATTGGTCAACCGACGAATATCCGAATGATCAGCGCCGGTCATCTGAGTGAATTTTCCACCAAGCTATTAGCCAAATCCAAGAGCCGGGTAACGGTCGGTAAAATACTCAGGCATTTGCGGGTGGCACTGGGGTGGGCCGAAAAGATGGGAATGCTGGACAGCGTTCCCCGGTTCTCAATGCCGAGCATGCGCGGCGTGAACGTGATGAAAGGCAGGCCCATCACAGAGGCCGAATTTGCCCTGCTGCTGGCCGCCGTGCCAACGGTTAGGCCCAATGACCCAGAGACCTGGACGCAGCTTCTACTGGGCTTGTGGCTCTCTGGATTGAGGCTTGGGGAGGCTTGCCGTCTAGCATGGGACAAGCCGCCGATCATGGTGGATTTGGCAAGCGGTAAGTATCCCCGTCTGATCTTTCGGGCGAGCGGTCAAAAATCTGGCAAAGAAGAGTTGGTGCCAATCACGCCGGAATTTGCGGAGTTCCTTAAAAAAACTCCCGCCAACAAGCGGACCGGCAAGGTATTCTCTAGTGTCACCCGCGCGGGTAGAATCATTAGTGAAATTGGCGAAGAGGCGGGCGTGGTGGTCAACGAGCATGGCAAATTCGCCAGTGCCCACGATTTGCGCAGGGCCTTTGGGACAAGATTGAGTTTGCGCGTGCGGCCTGTGATTCTGCAAAAGATCATGCGACACGCCAGTATTCACACGACGCTTAAGTATTACGTCGATCAAGACGCCGACGACCTGGGGGCAGAACTGTGGGCCAAACGGTAG
- a CDS encoding site-specific integrase translates to MASLNSNAKHWRIEFKHPLDKRRRTIYLPVNEFSADDAGIWHVHVEAVLASLQGKSIPPQTLKWLNRLDDAPYQKLANANLVESRLKPQPANEWTVDAWVTTFIENKADVQQSTKETYRHIRRNLADFFGANKRLKDVTDGDALEFYEYMQGKAGLSIATALRRTALAKQIFRRAVKKGHIPTNPFEDITGLRVKANDQRFVEVTEEMTAKLVDAMPNAEWRLAVVLARYGGLRVPSELLPLRWQDVDWHNRRIKVTNVKTCRKTNKPHRIIPLWERIRPYLEACFDQAEAGAEYVFPEIRKLGQAGRDKGTNTIGLNLRTALDRYAAYAGVELWEKPWQNMRSTCATELIAEYPSHIVNAWMGHSEEIAQEHYRQVKPQDFETALARERQALDKAKSVTKNVTYSGTIKRAQSQSRATASSVKQGKSQPVTFDDSIVNMCTLGPV, encoded by the coding sequence ATGGCCAGTCTCAATAGTAACGCCAAGCATTGGCGGATCGAATTCAAGCATCCCTTGGATAAACGGCGTAGGACGATCTACCTGCCGGTAAACGAATTTAGTGCCGATGATGCGGGGATTTGGCACGTTCACGTGGAAGCCGTCCTAGCGTCTTTGCAAGGCAAATCGATCCCGCCGCAAACGCTCAAATGGCTGAACCGCCTGGACGATGCCCCCTATCAAAAATTGGCCAATGCAAATCTAGTGGAATCGCGGTTAAAACCACAGCCGGCCAACGAATGGACGGTTGACGCATGGGTGACTACCTTTATTGAAAATAAGGCCGACGTCCAACAATCCACCAAAGAGACCTATCGCCACATTCGCCGGAACTTGGCGGATTTTTTTGGTGCCAATAAACGGCTAAAAGATGTTACCGATGGGGACGCGCTGGAGTTTTACGAATACATGCAAGGCAAGGCCGGACTCAGCATTGCCACCGCCTTGCGCCGGACGGCACTGGCCAAGCAGATATTCCGCCGCGCCGTGAAAAAAGGCCACATTCCCACGAATCCATTTGAGGACATCACCGGCCTACGGGTAAAGGCCAACGACCAACGGTTTGTCGAAGTCACCGAGGAAATGACGGCGAAGCTGGTGGATGCCATGCCCAACGCCGAATGGCGTCTGGCGGTGGTCCTGGCCCGTTATGGCGGCTTGCGCGTCCCTAGTGAATTGCTCCCCCTGCGCTGGCAGGACGTGGACTGGCACAATCGACGGATCAAAGTCACGAATGTTAAAACATGCCGCAAAACGAACAAACCCCACAGAATCATTCCCCTCTGGGAACGAATTCGACCTTACCTGGAAGCATGCTTCGACCAAGCGGAGGCGGGTGCGGAATACGTTTTCCCCGAAATTCGCAAGCTAGGTCAAGCTGGCCGCGATAAGGGAACCAACACGATCGGGTTGAATTTGCGCACGGCATTGGATCGATATGCCGCTTATGCTGGCGTGGAATTGTGGGAGAAACCCTGGCAGAACATGCGCAGCACTTGCGCGACCGAATTGATTGCCGAATACCCGTCCCATATCGTGAACGCATGGATGGGACATTCGGAAGAAATCGCCCAGGAACACTATCGCCAAGTGAAGCCCCAGGATTTTGAAACCGCGCTGGCACGGGAACGGCAGGCCCTCGACAAGGCCAAGAGCGTAACGAAAAACGTAACGTATTCAGGCACTATCAAGCGTGCTCAGTCACAATCGCGGGCAACAGCAAGTAGCGTAAAACAAGGTAAATCGCAGCCAGTGACATTCGATGATAGTATAGTGAACATGTGTACACTAGGCCCGGTGTGA
- a CDS encoding helix-turn-helix transcriptional regulator, protein MVLAYQSSIWYHPGMAKHKTFAEQLKRIVTQSKLTRYQIYQRTGINQAQLSRFVNGKGAIGIALIEKLTELFRIELSSKEPE, encoded by the coding sequence ATGGTACTTGCCTATCAGTCTAGCATTTGGTATCATCCTGGTATGGCCAAACATAAAACATTCGCCGAGCAATTAAAGCGGATTGTCACGCAATCCAAGCTGACACGTTACCAGATTTACCAACGGACGGGAATTAACCAAGCGCAGCTATCGCGCTTTGTGAACGGTAAAGGCGCAATTGGGATCGCCTTAATCGAAAAACTAACGGAACTTTTCAGGATCGAACTTTCCAGCAAGGAACCGGAATAA